The genomic stretch ATAGAGCACTGCCAGAAACTGGAGCGGGACAACGCCATACTGCGCGACCTGCAGGATGACTGGAACAGGGAACGGGCCCAGCTAATGCAGAAAAACGATCACGCAAAACACAAGATCGAAGCCATGATCAGCCGCCTTCGGGCCCTGGAGCATCACTGATGGCACAGCAATCCACCACCCTCGAGGTGAAGATTCTCGACAAGGAATACCTGGTTGCCTGCCCTGAGGAAGAACAGGAGGCCCTGATCAGGGCCGCACGGCACCTGGACAGCAAGATGCGGGAAATCCGCTCGGGCGGCAAGGTATTCGGCACCGAACGCATCGCGGTGATGGCCGCCCTGAACATCACCCATGAAATGCTTGAGCGGGACACCATGTCCGACGCCACCAGCACAATACTGCGAGCGATGGACAACAAACTGGACGGCGCCCTGGGCAATGGCTCCGGCCAGTAAATCCGCAGAGAATCTCAGACAGGTGTTGCAATCGGCCCCGACCCTGCCCGTATAATGGATCAACTTCCTGGGCTGTTCGCTATGGTCGGATACGTCCTCGAGCCGATGCGCATTACCCAGGTGGCTACTTCAGGGCATTGTGAGCACGTCCCCGTCAGGGGAAAGCCTAATATGTCACAGCGGCCACCGACCTTGAACTTTGGGTTCAAGGGCAACATCCGATAACGGCAGCCCGGGAAGCTTTATTTTGAGCCAGTTTATCGAGCCCCAACCGTTTCAATCCCATCCGGACACCCTCTCACGCAGTGAACTTCGCAAACGTCTGCGCCAGCACCGACGCGCGCTAAGCTTCGAGCAGCAACAGCAGGCCGCCGAGAACCTCGCCCTGAACCTGCTGAAGAACCCGGATCTGCACCGTGCCCGGCACATTGCCCTCTATCTGCCCAATGACGGCGAGATTGATCCGCACGTTTACCTGGACATCGCGCGGCGCAAGGGCATCCAATTCTACCTGCCGGTCCTGCACCCGATTCACGAAGGCAGGCTGGTGTTCAGCCCCTACTACGACGACGTGGAACTGACCGCCAACCGCTTCGGCATTCCCGAGCCAGCATTCAGCAAAGGCCTGCGACGCCCGGCATGGGCTTTGGATGCGGTACTGTTTCCGCTGGTGGGTTTTGACGAGCAGGGCGGAAGGCTGGGAATGGGCGGCGGCTTCTACGACAGGACGTTCGCCTTCAGCCGCATACGGCCAAGGCTGGCGCCCAAGCTGATTGGTCTGGCCCACGACTTCCAGAAGCTAAAAAGGCTGCCGGTGGCGCCCTGGGATGTGCCCCTGCACAGCGTGGTCACCGATAAGCAGCGCTACCGGTTCAGGGGCTGATTCGCCACCTGGGCGGAGCCAACAACGGCGTTATTGCTCGCCGCCTGGTCGTCAGGAGCGCGAATGGATGTGAAACCCGTTATCACAAGGCCTATCGCAAAAATCAGCATGATAGCGCGAATGATATCCGGCTTGCCGCCCATGACGCATAATCCTGTTTCAGATGAAGGTAAATATCAGGTAAATCAGAGAGCTATTCTTGACATCAAGAATCAGACGAAAGACTAACACCTATCCGGGTTTTTACAATTTTTGACAGGTTAAATTTCAGTAAGCTTTTGCAAGACTCACCGAACCGGGGAGGCAGGCCCCTCCCCGGTTCCCGCACCCAACTATGACGACCTGGCGTTGCCCTGCCCCAGAAACAGCTGATAAGCCTCGTTGTCCGTCATGTTCTCGTAGCGGAAACCGACCTTATCAAGCATCTTCTCAAAGTCCGATACCTCGTCATCCTCGACCTGGGCACCCAACAGGACGCGGCTGTACGCCGCACCATGATTGCGGTAGTGGAACATGGAAATGTTCCAGCGGGTGCCCAGTGACATCAGGAACTTCAGCAACGCCCCGGGGCGCTCCGGGAACTCGAACTGGAAGACCTTTTCGTTGGTGATGCTCGGGGCGTGGCCACCCACCATGTGGCGTATGTGCTGTTTGGCCATATCGCTGTCGGTGAGGTCGACCACCGAATAGCCCGTTTCGCGCAGGTCCTGGACCAGTTCCTCACGGCCATGGCCGCCCGCCGCAATCTGGATACCGACAAAAATGGTGGCATTGCTGGCATCGGCATAGCGGTAGTTGAACTCGGTGATACTGCGCTTGTGCAGGGCATTGATGAAGGTCTTGAACGCGCCCGGCTTCTCTGGAATGGTCACCGCCAGGATGGCTTCACGCCTCTCACCCACCTCTGTGCGCTCAGAAATATAGCGCAGGCGGTCAAAGTTCATGTTGGCACCGCTCAGGGTGGCAACCAGGTTTTCGTTCTCGATCTTCTCCCGCTCGATGTACTTCTTGATGCCTGCCACACCCAGCGCACCGGCCGGCTCAGCAATGGAGCGGGTATCCTCGAACACATCCTTGATCGCCGCGCAGATTTCATCGGTGGAGACGGTGATCACCTCATCCACATGGTCCTTACAGATTTCCCAGGGGTACTTGCCGATCTGTTTGACTGCCACGCCGTCTGCGAAGATGCCCACTTCGTCCAGCACTACCCGTTTGCCCGCCTTCATGGCAGCCTGCAGGCAGTTGGAATCCTCCGGTTCAACGCCGATCACCTTGATTTCCGGGCGAAGATACTTGATGTAGGCCGCCATGCCGGCAATCAGACCGCCACCACCAACGCAGATAAAGATGGCGTGGATCGGCTTGCTGAACTGCCACATGATCTCCATGGCCACCGTGCCCTGGCCGGCGATCACATCCGGGTCATCATAGGGCGGAATATAGGTATAACCGTGTTTCTGGATCAGCTCCTGGGCATGGGCGGCGGCTTCGTCAAAGGCATCGCCCCTGAGAACCACCCTGGCACCATGATCCCGCACCGAGCGCACCTTGATTTCCGGCGTGGTCTGGGGCATCACGATCACCGCCTTGATGCCCAGTTTTTTCGCCGCCAGAGCCACGCCCTGGGCATGGTTGCCCGCCGAGGCACAAATCACGCCCCTGGCTTTCTGCTCTTCGGAAAGCTGGGCAATCCGGTTGTAGGCGCCGCGAATCTTGAAGGAAAACACCGGCTGAAGGTCTTCGCGCTTGAGCAGAATATTGTTGCCAAAGCGCTTGGACAGACTACGGGCTTCAGTCAGGGGTGTTTCGATGGCCACGTCATAGACGCGCGCATCGAGTATCTTCTTGATGTAGCGTTGCGGCATAACAGTTCCGGCTTTTGGTTGATTTGTGGTTGATGGTCGGCTGGGAAAAACCCACAGTGTAGAAAGTTTGCACGGCAGCCGTCTATAAGCATACTGCCCGATAGCGCTATAATGAGTAACACACCAGCCAGAATTGCAGAGGGAACTTCCCATGACTCAGGACGAACTGAAAAAAGCCGTCGCCAAAGCCGCCATTGACTACATCGCGCCCCGCCTTGATAGCGACAGCATTATCGGAGTTGGCACCGGAAGCACGGCCAACTTTTTCATCGACATGCTCGCCGACCTGAAGACCGACTTTGACGGCGCCGTGGCCAGTTCCGAGGCCAGTGCCCAGCGCCTTAAAAGCCATGGCATTCCGGTATACGACCTCAACAGCGCCGGCAACCTGGAGTTCTATGTGGATGGTGCCGACGAAACCAACGAACGCCTGGAGCTGATCAAGGGCGGCGGCGCTGCACTGACCCGGGAGAAAATCGTGGCGGCGGTGGCGAAAACCTTCATCTGCATTGCCGATGACTCCAAGATGGTGGGCATTCTGGGCAAGTTCCCCCTGCCCGTGGAAGTCATCCCCATGGCCCGCAGCTATGTGGGCCGGGAGATCGTCAAACTCGGTGGCGACCCGGTCTACCGCGAGGGTGTCACGACCGACAATGGCAACGTTATTCTCGATATCCACAACATGGACATCTCCCAACCGATCCGGGTTGAGGAAAGGCTGAACAACATAGTCGGCGTGGTCACCAACGGGCTGTTCGCCCGCCGCCGCGCTGACTTGCTGTTGCTGGGCACCAAAGACGGCGTCAAGAGCATCAGCGCCAGGGGCGCCTGATCCGCCAGGAAGACAGGAATCGTCCGGCAGAGCTGGCCTTTCGGGCCAGCTTTTTTATTGCCTGAAGACTTACATACCAAGCGCTTGCTTGGTGCCAGAAATTGCGCGACACTGCTCCCAATGATTCCGATCGCAGGGAGTTTCACCGTGTCCGATTACTTCAACGAAACCCACGAACAGGTGCGCCAGGCCGCCCGAAAGTTCATCGGCACTCATGTTCTGCCCCACATCGACGACTGGGAAGAAGCGGGTGAATTCCCCCGGGAGCTCTACAAGAAGGCCGGTGACGCTGGCTTGCTGGGCATCGGCTTTCCCGAGGCCCTGGGAGGCATTGGCGAAGGCGATATTTTTCTGAAGGTGGCCGTTTCCGAAGAGCTGATGCGCTCCACGTCGGGCGGTCTGGTTGCCGGCCTGGGCTCCCTAGATATTGGCCTGCCGCCAGTCGCCAAATGGGCAAAACAGGAAGTCCGCGAGCAGGTGGTCCCGCCCGTGCTGAGGGGCGAAAAAATCGTGGCCCTCGCCGTCACCGAACCCGGCGGCGGTTCCGATGTGGCCAACCTCAAAACCCGGGCCGTGCGGGAGGGCGATCACTACACCGTCAACGGCAGCAAGACGTTCATCACCAGCGGCATGCGCGCCGATCACTACACCGTTGCCGTACGCACCGGCGGCGAAGGCCATGGCGGCATCAGTCTGCTACTCATCGACCGTGACATGCCGGGCTTCTCCAGGGGCCGGAAGCTCCGGAAAATGGGCTGGTGGGCCAGCGACACCGCCGAGCTGTTCTTCGAGGATTGCCGAGTCCCTGCAGACCGCCTGATCGGAGCTGAAAACGCCGGCTTTATCGCCATTATGAGCAACTTTCTGGCCGAGCGCCTGAGCCTGTCCATCATGGCCTACATGACTGCCCAGCTCGCCTACGAGGCCGCTCTCGACTACAGCAAGCAGCGCCAGGCCTTTGGCCGGAGCATTGCCGGCTTCCAGGTGACGCGGCACAAGCTGGTGGATATGGCGACCCAGATCGACATCGCCCGGGAATACACCTACCGTTGTGCCGCCCTGATGCAGGCCGGCACGAACCCCATCAAACAGGTGGCCATGGCCAAGAATTTCTCAGTGGATGTCTGCGAAAAGGTCACCCGGGAAGCCGTGCAGCTGTTCGGTGGCATGGGGTATATGCGGGAAACCGTGGTTGAACGGCTCTACCGGGATGCCAGGATTCTCTCCATCGGCGGCGGCACCACGGAGATCATGAAGGAGCTGATTGCCAAGCAGCTCCGGCTGTAGTTGCTCTGCCTGGGAGATATACTTGGGCGCTGATAGCCCGATAGCTTCGAGTATGGGACTGTCGGGAACCTCTCCCAAAACACGCTCCTTGCGGCACGTCCATGTGACGCTTGGGCTCCGCCATCCATGGCTCCGCACAGTTTTGGGAGAGGTTCCCGACAGTCCCCTGATGAGCTCTCGACATGATTATCCAAAAGCTCAGGATTGACACCTTCCCAGGCATCAGCAAATTACAGTAATCAATCGGTTCGCATATCTCATAAGTTCGGGCGGGTATCTGGCAGGGCTTTCCGAAAACGTGGAGCGCCAGGGATGGCGCGACCGAGCCCTACACGGACGTATTTATGGGCGTTTTTCGGAAAGCCCTGCCAGATAGCCGCTTGCACCAAACTGAAAGACCAACCGATACCGGCAACAAAGCCAAAAACCAACGACCAAGGTTTAGTTTCGAACTGCAGGATACTCCCGTATAATTGCGCCCACTTTTTAACCGCAGTTAAACGTACCTTTAACGTACAAGGAAGGATCGCACATGCAATTCGACAACATCCCCGCAGGCAAGAACCCGCCTGAAGACATCTACGTTGCCATCGAGATTCCGGCCAACAGCTCCCCGGTCAAGTATGAGCTGGACAAGGACATGGGCGCCCTGCTGGTAGACCGCTTCATGGCCACGCCGATGTTCTACCCGGCCAACTACGGCTTCATTCCCCACACCCTGGCCGACGACGGCGACCCCCTGGACGTGCTGGTGGTTACCCCCTACCCGGTACAGCCCGGCTGCGTGATTCGCTGCCGCCCGGTGGGTGTTCTGAACATGGAAGACGAAGCCGGTGGTGACGCCAAGCTGGTGGCGGTTCCTCACGACAAGTTGACGACCACCTACCACAATGTTCGAGAAATCACCGATCTGCCCGAATTGCTGCGCGACCAGATCAAGCACTTCTTCGAGAACTACAAAACCCTCGAGCCGGGCAAGTGGGTCAAGGTTCAGGGCTGGGACAACGCCGAAGCGGCCAAAAAAGCCATCGTGGATTCCGTGAACGCCTACAAGGGCTGAACCGGACATTCCACGGCAGAAAAAACCGGGCATCACCGCCCGGTTTTTTTTATGCCTGTCCACCCGGGGGCAAGCGACGGTTCAGCCGCGAGACAGCAGGTCGCGCATGTTGCTCACTGCAGCGCTGGCACGGGAGATATAGGCCGCCATGGTCAACGAATGGTTGGCCAGCACGCCAAAGCCACTGCCGTTGAGAATCACCGGGCTCCAGATCTCCCCCAGGGCGCCCTCCAGTTCAATGATGACCTGCTGCACACTGGCCGTGGCGTTCTTGTCCTGGAGCACCGTCCGGAAATCAACTTCGATAGCCCGGAAAATGTGTAGCAGGGCCCAAGCGCTGCCACGCGCCTCGTAGAACACATCATCAACTTTCGTCCAGGGCGTTTTCACGTCGGCACCCTCGGTTTCCTCGACCATCGGATCACCTGCATCCATGTTCACCACAGCGTCAGATACCGTGGCCTTGCCCACGCTCTCACCAAGGGTGCGGGACAGGCTGCCCAGCCGGGTTTCCAGATCGGCCAGCCAGTTGTTGAGGTTATCGGCCCTGGCGAAGAATTGGGCATTGGCCTGCCCCGGGTTCGACAGCCGGTTGAGATAGCGCTTCAGGGCTGCGATACCGCGGCGATATTCCGCCTCGGTGGAGGGAATGGCCCAGCTTCCGCTGTCAAAATGGAACTGCGGCTCGGCAATGGTCAGGTCCGGATCTTCTGCGGACTGGCTCTGGGAGCGGGCGATATCGCGGCGCATGGCCCGGGACAGGTCCCGCAGTTGCACCAGCACGCCGAATTCCCAGTTGGGCATGTTATCCAGCCATACGCCCGGGGGAAATATGTCGTTGGAAATGTACCCACCCGGCTTTTCAAGCAGGGTCTCGGCGATACGGATCATGGTCACCGTGGTGGCAAAACCGGTAACGGGTTCGCGCTCCATGGCGTTGGCCACGGATCGGGTATAGTCGCGCACCGAAAAGGTATCAGGCTCGCTGCTCCAGTAAATACCGACGACAACCGAGACCAGGAGGTACACCACCAGCAGCGCCAGGATGAACTTGCCAATGAAACCGCTGCCGCCGGCATAATCCTGAACATCGTCTTTCCTGTCCCTGAAATACTGTCTGATTTTGCCTGGCATATGACTGTTATTCCCCTGTCAGTTGATTGTCGGCAGCAAACGGCCGTCCAAGATGGTAACCCATGGCCCCGTCGATACCCAGCTCACAGAGTACCGAGTATTCCGCCGCCGTTTCCACTCCTGTGGCAAACACCCGCACACCCCGGCTGTGGGCAATGGCCACCACCGACTCCAGATAGAAACGGTTATCCTCGTGGCTGTCGATGTTGTGAACGAAGCTGTGATCGATACGCACGCCCTGAAATCTCAGATTTCTCAGGTAGCTGAATGGCACGCCCCCGACGCCGAAGCGATCAACCAGTACTGGCACGCCCAGCCGTCCCAGCGCCCGGACCAACAAGCCGACGGCCGTGCGATGGTGGTGGATCGCCAGTTCCGAGATTCCGATCCAGAGATTGCCCGCCAGCGAACCGGCCCGCTCCAGTTGCGCCAACAGATCCGAGCGGAAGGTTTCGTCGGCAACGGAAGCGTTGCCCAGAGAAATCGACAGAGGCCGATCCGGAAATTTTGCCAGCCGCTCCAGCACCCTCTGCACCAGTAGCCGATCGAGATCCGCAATCAGGCCGAAGCGCTCGGCCAGGGGCACGAAGATGCCCGCTTTGAGCGGCCCTTCCGCAGACTCGATCCGGGAGAACACCTGATGGTAAAGCGGCAAAAGGCGACTCTCATTCACCATGGGCTGCAGCCAGAGCGACAGATTCTGCTGACGGATGGCCTGGCTGATGATCACCCGCCAGGTTTCCAGGTTATGGTGACCGTCTTTTTCCGGATCCGCCAACTGGCAGCCAGACTCCCCACCGCCCTGGGCATTGCGCAGCGCCTCATCGGCGGCGGCCATCAGGTCCTTGGCGCCCCGGCCTTTGCGGGTTTTTGCCAGACCCGCGTGCACCGCGGTTTCCCTGGTCGACGCCAGATCGGCGTATACGCCATCCAGCTCGGCGACCAGATCCCGGCACCAGACACCGGCATCCGTCGGCATCGCGGCGGGCAGGAAGATGGCGAACTCCGCACCGGTTCGCCGACCGGCGAAGGCGCCGGAATGCAACGTGACAAAATCGGCAATGACACTCGCTACCCGGAGCAACAGGCGGTCCGCATCGTCTCTGCCATAGGCCTGATTGTAGCCAAGGAAATCCGCCAGCTGGATCAGTATCAACACCCCGGGGGCCGCCTTCTCTTCGGTTTCCACCTCCACTTTCAGGCGCTGATCAAATGCACTCCGGCTGGCGAGCCCGGTCACAGGATCTTCATTGTTGATCCGCCTGAGGTGCTGGATGAGCCGGGCCTGCCCCTCGAATAATTGCCCCAGGTCATCCGCCATCTGGTTCATGGCATCGGTGACCCGATTGATCTCCCGGGTCGACTTGATTACGACACGTTTGCGGAAATCCCGTTGGCCGAGAGCCTGGGCCTGGTCTTCCAGCGCATGAAGCGGGCTCAGGGTTCGGCGAAGCAGGACAAAGAGCGCAAACAGGCCCATGCCGCCAATAACCGCGGTACTCGCCGTGAGACCGATGGTGATTCGCCAGAGATCCCGGTAAGCGCGGCCCGGGTGACTGATAACCTG from Marinobacter subterrani encodes the following:
- the ppa gene encoding inorganic diphosphatase; amino-acid sequence: MQFDNIPAGKNPPEDIYVAIEIPANSSPVKYELDKDMGALLVDRFMATPMFYPANYGFIPHTLADDGDPLDVLVVTPYPVQPGCVIRCRPVGVLNMEDEAGGDAKLVAVPHDKLTTTYHNVREITDLPELLRDQIKHFFENYKTLEPGKWVKVQGWDNAEAAKKAIVDSVNAYKG
- a CDS encoding DUF2333 family protein — its product is MPGKIRQYFRDRKDDVQDYAGGSGFIGKFILALLVVYLLVSVVVGIYWSSEPDTFSVRDYTRSVANAMEREPVTGFATTVTMIRIAETLLEKPGGYISNDIFPPGVWLDNMPNWEFGVLVQLRDLSRAMRRDIARSQSQSAEDPDLTIAEPQFHFDSGSWAIPSTEAEYRRGIAALKRYLNRLSNPGQANAQFFARADNLNNWLADLETRLGSLSRTLGESVGKATVSDAVVNMDAGDPMVEETEGADVKTPWTKVDDVFYEARGSAWALLHIFRAIEVDFRTVLQDKNATASVQQVIIELEGALGEIWSPVILNGSGFGVLANHSLTMAAYISRASAAVSNMRDLLSRG
- a CDS encoding TIGR02449 family protein, giving the protein MEQSEVQALADKLDRLIEHCQKLERDNAILRDLQDDWNRERAQLMQKNDHAKHKIEAMISRLRALEHH
- the rpiA gene encoding ribose-5-phosphate isomerase RpiA, producing the protein MTQDELKKAVAKAAIDYIAPRLDSDSIIGVGTGSTANFFIDMLADLKTDFDGAVASSEASAQRLKSHGIPVYDLNSAGNLEFYVDGADETNERLELIKGGGAALTREKIVAAVAKTFICIADDSKMVGILGKFPLPVEVIPMARSYVGREIVKLGGDPVYREGVTTDNGNVILDIHNMDISQPIRVEERLNNIVGVVTNGLFARRRADLLLLGTKDGVKSISARGA
- a CDS encoding bifunctional diguanylate cyclase/phosphodiesterase; the encoded protein is MARKQNTLNRKQRGMATLRTILLVFTGSLLVILLVAVFITSFGYFRNYVSDQLAGHARDGATAIGLSLSNAIDGRDPVASASLIDAVFDSGRYLSISYLNFQGEPIASRAMTLNEVRVPAWFRSLADLPLPVAEAEVVRGWSRLGTVQVISHPGRAYRDLWRITIGLTASTAVIGGMGLFALFVLLRRTLSPLHALEDQAQALGQRDFRKRVVIKSTREINRVTDAMNQMADDLGQLFEGQARLIQHLRRINNEDPVTGLASRSAFDQRLKVEVETEEKAAPGVLILIQLADFLGYNQAYGRDDADRLLLRVASVIADFVTLHSGAFAGRRTGAEFAIFLPAAMPTDAGVWCRDLVAELDGVYADLASTRETAVHAGLAKTRKGRGAKDLMAAADEALRNAQGGGESGCQLADPEKDGHHNLETWRVIISQAIRQQNLSLWLQPMVNESRLLPLYHQVFSRIESAEGPLKAGIFVPLAERFGLIADLDRLLVQRVLERLAKFPDRPLSISLGNASVADETFRSDLLAQLERAGSLAGNLWIGISELAIHHHRTAVGLLVRALGRLGVPVLVDRFGVGGVPFSYLRNLRFQGVRIDHSFVHNIDSHEDNRFYLESVVAIAHSRGVRVFATGVETAAEYSVLCELGIDGAMGYHLGRPFAADNQLTGE
- a CDS encoding cell division protein ZapA, which encodes MAQQSTTLEVKILDKEYLVACPEEEQEALIRAARHLDSKMREIRSGGKVFGTERIAVMAALNITHEMLERDTMSDATSTILRAMDNKLDGALGNGSGQ
- a CDS encoding acyl-CoA dehydrogenase family protein encodes the protein MIPIAGSFTVSDYFNETHEQVRQAARKFIGTHVLPHIDDWEEAGEFPRELYKKAGDAGLLGIGFPEALGGIGEGDIFLKVAVSEELMRSTSGGLVAGLGSLDIGLPPVAKWAKQEVREQVVPPVLRGEKIVALAVTEPGGGSDVANLKTRAVREGDHYTVNGSKTFITSGMRADHYTVAVRTGGEGHGGISLLLIDRDMPGFSRGRKLRKMGWWASDTAELFFEDCRVPADRLIGAENAGFIAIMSNFLAERLSLSIMAYMTAQLAYEAALDYSKQRQAFGRSIAGFQVTRHKLVDMATQIDIAREYTYRCAALMQAGTNPIKQVAMAKNFSVDVCEKVTREAVQLFGGMGYMRETVVERLYRDARILSIGGGTTEIMKELIAKQLRL
- a CDS encoding 5-formyltetrahydrofolate cyclo-ligase, yielding MSQFIEPQPFQSHPDTLSRSELRKRLRQHRRALSFEQQQQAAENLALNLLKNPDLHRARHIALYLPNDGEIDPHVYLDIARRKGIQFYLPVLHPIHEGRLVFSPYYDDVELTANRFGIPEPAFSKGLRRPAWALDAVLFPLVGFDEQGGRLGMGGGFYDRTFAFSRIRPRLAPKLIGLAHDFQKLKRLPVAPWDVPLHSVVTDKQRYRFRG
- the ilvA gene encoding threonine ammonia-lyase, biosynthetic, translated to MPQRYIKKILDARVYDVAIETPLTEARSLSKRFGNNILLKREDLQPVFSFKIRGAYNRIAQLSEEQKARGVICASAGNHAQGVALAAKKLGIKAVIVMPQTTPEIKVRSVRDHGARVVLRGDAFDEAAAHAQELIQKHGYTYIPPYDDPDVIAGQGTVAMEIMWQFSKPIHAIFICVGGGGLIAGMAAYIKYLRPEIKVIGVEPEDSNCLQAAMKAGKRVVLDEVGIFADGVAVKQIGKYPWEICKDHVDEVITVSTDEICAAIKDVFEDTRSIAEPAGALGVAGIKKYIEREKIENENLVATLSGANMNFDRLRYISERTEVGERREAILAVTIPEKPGAFKTFINALHKRSITEFNYRYADASNATIFVGIQIAAGGHGREELVQDLRETGYSVVDLTDSDMAKQHIRHMVGGHAPSITNEKVFQFEFPERPGALLKFLMSLGTRWNISMFHYRNHGAAYSRVLLGAQVEDDEVSDFEKMLDKVGFRYENMTDNEAYQLFLGQGNARSS